A window of Acetomicrobium sp. S15 = DSM 107314 contains these coding sequences:
- a CDS encoding metallophosphoesterase, whose protein sequence is ANGALPTFTPGATLWATSKKRFTTGSSGEVSAGGRSLFIFTEALKPHTVWLAGDIVDESVYQAEEEKLAEEFSRLEAPYGVYAVTGNHE, encoded by the coding sequence TGGCGAACGGAGCCTTGCCGACCTTCACGCCAGGGGCTACGCTTTGGGCTACCTCCAAGAAGCGCTTTACCACCGGTTCTTCGGGTGAGGTGTCGGCTGGCGGCAGGTCGTTGTTTATCTTTACAGAGGCCTTAAAACCGCACACGGTTTGGCTGGCAGGAGACATAGTAGATGAGAGCGTCTATCAAGCCGAAGAGGAGAAACTGGCCGAAGAATTCTCCCGCCTCGAGGCTCCCTACGGGGTCTATGCCGTGACCGGCAACCACGAA